A DNA window from Theobroma cacao cultivar B97-61/B2 chromosome 5, Criollo_cocoa_genome_V2, whole genome shotgun sequence contains the following coding sequences:
- the LOC18599766 gene encoding F-box protein SKIP24 isoform X2, protein MSSKNELPDELWRKILEIGIKSSNFIFKDLCSISISCRRLHRLSNEDSLWSHLLSVDFPNQISSPPSSSSPKSLYKIRFERERERKLLVYKRAVLRKESQVSEHLRKLREIEVRLSEEREKLKSAVSELSNLHKVSQASVALNVWQPEVVRGRQKQTVEQCVVPVESRIHALEMEVKLCNQQLQVFDKAYRDENRRLDVAKEELQSMKYHPLRDYKLTSNESHENKMKRKKLKTCINSPDKQGKTT, encoded by the exons atgagttcGAAGAACGAACTGCCAGACGAGCTATGGAGAAAAATACTAGAAATTGGAATCAAATCCTCAAATTTCATATTCAAAGATCTTTGTAGTATTTCAATCAGCTGCAGGCGTCTCCACCGTTTATCCAATGAGGACTCACTCTGGTCCCACTTACTCTCCGTTGATTTCCCCAATCAAATCTCATCACCTCCATCATCCTCCTCCCCGAAATCTCTTTACAAAATAAG gtttgagagagaaagagagaggaagtTATTGGTTTATAAAAGGGCGGTGTTGAGGAAAGAGAGTCAAGTTTCGGAGCATTTAAGGAAGCTTCGAGAAATTGAGGTTCGGTTAAGTGaggaaagagagaaattgaagTCTGCCGTTTCGGAATTGTCTAATTTACATAAGGTCAG TCAAGCATCGGTGGCTTTGAATGTGTGGCAGCCTGAGGTTGTGCGTGGTAGGCAAAAACAAACGGTCGAGCAATGTGTTGTTCCAGTTGAATCTAGAATCCATGCTCTCGAGATGGAAGTTAAGCTTTGCAACCAACAGCTACAAGTGTTTGATAAGGCTTAC AGAGATGAGAACCGAAGGCTTGATGTAGCTAAGGAAGAGTTGCAATCCATGAAATATCACCCTTTACGAGATTATAAGCTGACGAGTAATGAAAGCCATGAAAATAAGATGAAGAGGAAGAAGTTGAAAACATGCATCAACT
- the LOC18599766 gene encoding F-box protein SKIP24 isoform X1: MSSKNELPDELWRKILEIGIKSSNFIFKDLCSISISCRRLHRLSNEDSLWSHLLSVDFPNQISSPPSSSSPKSLYKIRFERERERKLLVYKRAVLRKESQVSEHLRKLREIEVRLSEEREKLKSAVSELSNLHKVSQASVALNVWQPEVVRGRQKQTVEQCVVPVESRIHALEMEVKLCNQQLQVFDKAYRDENRRLDVAKEELQSMKYHPLRDYKLTSNESHENKMKRKKLKTCINFNVLTAPDKQGKTT, encoded by the exons atgagttcGAAGAACGAACTGCCAGACGAGCTATGGAGAAAAATACTAGAAATTGGAATCAAATCCTCAAATTTCATATTCAAAGATCTTTGTAGTATTTCAATCAGCTGCAGGCGTCTCCACCGTTTATCCAATGAGGACTCACTCTGGTCCCACTTACTCTCCGTTGATTTCCCCAATCAAATCTCATCACCTCCATCATCCTCCTCCCCGAAATCTCTTTACAAAATAAG gtttgagagagaaagagagaggaagtTATTGGTTTATAAAAGGGCGGTGTTGAGGAAAGAGAGTCAAGTTTCGGAGCATTTAAGGAAGCTTCGAGAAATTGAGGTTCGGTTAAGTGaggaaagagagaaattgaagTCTGCCGTTTCGGAATTGTCTAATTTACATAAGGTCAG TCAAGCATCGGTGGCTTTGAATGTGTGGCAGCCTGAGGTTGTGCGTGGTAGGCAAAAACAAACGGTCGAGCAATGTGTTGTTCCAGTTGAATCTAGAATCCATGCTCTCGAGATGGAAGTTAAGCTTTGCAACCAACAGCTACAAGTGTTTGATAAGGCTTAC AGAGATGAGAACCGAAGGCTTGATGTAGCTAAGGAAGAGTTGCAATCCATGAAATATCACCCTTTACGAGATTATAAGCTGACGAGTAATGAAAGCCATGAAAATAAGATGAAGAGGAAGAAGTTGAAAACATGCATCAACT